The proteins below come from a single Rosa rugosa chromosome 2, drRosRugo1.1, whole genome shotgun sequence genomic window:
- the LOC133730601 gene encoding uncharacterized protein LOC133730601 — translation MRRVFKWKAPPKCWLKINFNGAFNGGTGKAAVGVVVRDETGVCLGAVGKAFSYIHSAEHAELTACREAVDNVITHLLHPVIFETDCLILKQQLCQERGQNLSALGRLYDDVSADLENLPNSWFVYARRPREANKAAHLLAGDASANDQSFFWPTVPFFKQDVIVWKLYFCIPLFII, via the coding sequence ATGAGAAGAGTTTTCAAATGGAAAGCTCCTCCAAAATGTTGGTTGAAGATTAATTTCAATGGGGCCTTTAATGGTGGAACTGGCAAGGCAGCAGTGGGAGTGGTGGTACGTGATGAAACTGGAGTATGTTTGGGTGCAGTGGGGAAGGCATTCTCTTATATTCATTCTGCAGAACATGCAGAGTTGACGGCCTGCAGAGAGGCAGTAGACAATGTTATtactcatcttcttcatccgGTCATTTTTGAGACCgattgtttgattttaaagCAGCAGCTTTGTCAGGAAAGAGGGCAGAATTTGTCTGCACTTGGTAGACTCTACGATGACGTTAGTGCAGATTTGGAAAATCTGCCCAACTCTTGGTTTGTTTATGCTAGGAGGCCGAGGGAGGCTAACAAAGCAGCACATCTTCTGGCAGGTGATGCATCTGCCAATGACCAAAGCTTCTTTTGGCCTACTGTTCCTTTCTTTAAACAAGATGTAATTGTGTGGAAACTTTACTTCTGTATCCCATTGTTTATCATATAA